The region AAGCAAAACACGCTAAAATGATCCAaaagtgagcgtgtgtgtgtaactTCGACTAATCGAACGACGGATTTACCATGTCACGTCAGTCTAAATATGGCACCGTCTGCTGGTGAAATTTGGAAGTGCAACAGCGCCAAACTGCCCTTTCATTTTGAGGCACTAACTTCTAACTAAGCCTTTGTCAGGTCTCTCTCGTGTCAAGCTCCTGGTGAGATTCGGAATTGCGCTTGAGCCGATTTGCCCGGGCCAAATCCGACACACATTTGCGCAGCGCCATCTTACATCTTGACGGGCGCTGCGCAAATGGGTGACGTCGGGCAGCACCCACGTGATCCCGCGGGGATGCCGTTCCCAGGCTCCGCCGGCCAACCGCTCACTTTCTGGGCCGGATCTTCATCTCCACAAATCTCAGGCAGGTATAACCTGAGCTCGGACCCCACCAGACTGCATTGGTACCGTCGCAGGTGCCGGTTGCCTTGTACAGCCCGTTCAGGTTGGAGTCGTGACAGTCTTTGTACCACCAAGCGCCCTTCCAATCAATGGCGCAATTGACACTATGGGCGTCTTGGTCGCGGTCTTTGGTGCTGAACTTCATCCTAGACTGGCCGGTGAGCCTATCGCCTGCAAAGCACACAAACTTGCTTTTGAGCGCACGCAGGCGGCGCAGGCTCTcgagtgtgcccccccccccggcaGGAGTCGTTACCTGCGGTTCCGGAGTAGCCGCTCACAAGCAGCGGGTAGCCGTCCTTGTCGGGGTCCAGCGAGTTCCGGCCCACCGAGAAGTCGTCGTAGAGAGCGTAGTAAGTGCGGTGGTCGAATAGGGTCAAGTCGATCCGCAACTGGTAAACGCCCGAGGCCGTCAGAGCGTGGATGTTTTCCAGGCCTGCAAACAcgcaaaggcggcggcggcgtcacgtcacgtcacgcAAACCACAAAGGCTTGACAAGAAGGGTGTCTTGGTTTCAGACCGAGCCAGTGCTCTCCGGCGAGGTCTCCAAAGCCCTTGCGATAGTCGTTCCAACCCCGAAAGAAGTCGACGGAGCCGTCCTTTCTCCTCTGGATCACCtgcaaacgcacacacgcacaccatcAGCGGAGCAAAGGAGCATGACTGGCCAACTGGACGTTCAGCCTTGAAGAAAAGTGCCAACTTTATTGGGGAAGGCTTCACGAGGGGAActttggggtgttttttttgggggtcaaGCACTTACGGTCCAGCCTCCCCCGTCCTGCCGCATGTTGCAGTAAGCCTCAAAGCTGACGGACCCGCTAAAGATGACATAGACTCCACTTTGGGACTTTCCCGCCGCCATGATGTCACTGCAGTCTCTGGGAATGAGACCTGAAGCAAAAAAGAATTTGTGAGAGTGCAAAATAGATGGCCGCTTTTAAGTTAACAAACTGGacacgctcgctcgctagcTACCTTTGAGTTCCCTGTTAAGTGTGGGCTGGTCCACCACCTTCtttgccaatgccgtctgacctgccttcagctctgccaatgccgtctgactcttctccaggtcgctggAAATCGCCGTGTGActcgccttcagctctgccaatgccgtctgacctgccttcagctctgccaatgccgtctgactcttctccaggtcgctggAAATCGCCGTGTGActcgccttcagctctgccaatgccgtctgacctgcctcttgacctgccttcagctctgtcaatgccgtctgactcttctccaggtcgctTGAAATCGCCGTGTGActcgccttcagctctgccaatgccgtctgacctgccttcagctctgccaatgcggactggcctgcctcctgacctgccttcagctctgccaatgccgtctgactcttctccaggtcgctggAAATCGCCGTGTGActcgccttcagctctgccaatgccgtctgacctgcctcctgacctgccttcagctctgtcaATGCcgcctgacctgccttcaggtCCGCCAATGTCGTCTGactcttctccaggtcgctggAAATCGCAGTGTGActcgccttcagctctgccaatgccgtctgactcttctccaggtcgctggAAATCGCCGTGTGActcgccttcagctctgccaatgccgtctgacctgcctcctgacctgccttcagctctgccaatgccgcctgacctgccttcaggtCCGCCAATGTCGTCTGactcttctccaggtcgctggAAATCGCAGTGTGActcgccttcagctctgccaatgccgtctgactcttctccaggtcgctggAAATCGCCGTGTGActcgccttcagctctgccaatgccgtctgacctgcctcctgacctgccttcagctctgccaatgccgcctgacctgccttcaggtCCGCCAATGTCGTCTGactcttctccaggtcgctggAAATCGCAGTGTGActcgccttcagctctgccaatgccgtctgactcttctccaggtcgctggAAATCGCCGTGTGActcgccttcagctctgccaatgccgtctgacctgcctcctgacctgccttcagctctgccaatgccgcctgacctgccttcaggtCCGCCAATGTCGTCTGactcttctccaggtcgctggAAATCGCCGTGTGACTCGctttcagctctgccaatgcggtcTGCAGCGCCGCCCAGTGGCAGGCTAAGTCGGTGCACTTGTGGTCCGGGATGCTGTTGGGCAAAGTCGCCACCAGCGCGCCCAACTCTTTGACGATGTCCTGAGGCCTTGGAACACATAAAGGGTATACATGAAGCTGCCATCAggtcggtggggggggggggggggtattgtaACTTGTGGTGGTTTGTTCATCGCGTGCGTGCGTACCTGTTCAAGTGGTAGAAGACGATGTTTTGGATGACAAGCACGACCAAGAGGAGCGTCGGGACCACCGCCAGAATGGAGCCCCAGCGTATCTGAACAAACTGAGCGCAAAACGACGTCTCAGCCGGCGGcggcgtctctctctctctgtctctgtctctccccCGACGGAGCGAACGACTTTCAACTCGACCAAGCCATTCGTCAAGCGCGTGCACGTGCGCGTCCATGCGTCCCTTGCGCTTCGGTGGTTCGCCGATCAGCTTCTGGGTGCTTTGGTTCATCTCGCACCACTTGTCATTTGGCGCTCTCCTTCTATTCTTGCTTACTCCGTACGACTGTCCCCAACTGTTCTGCGTGCGTCTAATGGCGTATTTTGTGTTTAGCCAAGTGACGTGAAGTTTTCTTTGCACTTGACGTTGGTTTTGACCTTGTTTGCGGCAAcgagacgggacgggacggcacCTCTGTCTGGGCTCGGTCGGTACATTATCGCGAGAGCGCGCAAAAGCCCGACAGAAAAGCAACGGGCACAAGGTAGACAAGACAAAATGCGCCCCCGAGCAAGTTCAAGTTGTCATTGACAAGATTTCTTtgattgcttgcttgcttggtctttatctatctatcttcccACGTTTGACGCTGTgaatgcgcgcgcgcgtgcgtgagtGACCAAACCCAAAAAGCGCATGTGTATATGAAAGAATAAAGAGGAGCAATACCAAACGCCACCATGGCGTGGTGTCTTGTCTCCGATCAGAGGGACGTAGAAACTGCAAAGCCAACGAACTGAAAcccaaaaaaagacaagagcTCTCAAAGCCATGTAACGTCGCGTGATGGACAGATAAGCTGACTCACGTCTCTGAGCGGCCGACGACCACAGACTCCGATGCTCCTTCGGACACGCCGTCGTCAGTGGTGCCGGAACGGTCCTAGGGTCCGGATGAGGGACGGACAAAGATGTGAATTAATTTAGTCAATTTGCAGCCTTGGACTCTGTCTCTTCCAAAACAAGTGGTCCTAGTAAAAGCCGCCTGAAGACCTATTGACAGtattgtcaaagtctgcttgattgtcaatttcttcacgtgccaagacacacaaagaaaccgaaatgaccttcccactatcccacggtgacaagatatGATGAATcaagaataaataaacaaatcacgaactgaataagaggagcaaaaatggagcaagtgtgcaagtGGTGAATTGTGACCACTAGAGGTCCTCGGTTAACCAAGGTTCACAACGCTACGTCGCACCTCCCAATGttacacgcgcgcacgcacgcgcacgcacacgttgTTGACTAATACTGACATTTTCAAGATTGATACAATATGTCCTTTATACTATTGTTGTATTATTTACACGCATGAAAGCATTTGTGAATGTTCTCATCACAAAATATCCACTTCAACGTTTTCAACACATGGACGCTTGAGAGGGTGCGGTCACGCAATGGCGGCCTCGCCTGCCTCGTTCCCTGCGACCACCCcaaaaagatctttttttttctttccaagttgTTCTCACTCCCATCAATGCATATTTGGATGTCAAGGGTCAAATCAAACGGAGGGTGCCTTTATCCAAATATGCATGGATATGAGTGAGAACAAGTTGGAAAGAAAACGATCAttagaagatgttttttttgagGCCGAGTGTAAGGGCCGGCCTTTGAAGAAACCGATCAAGCTCGACCAAAGTATTGATAGTCAAACAAATGTAAATGATGCAATTACCACCTGCATGGTCTGAAGCTCCATCTTTCTTTGCAGTCGGGTCAGAGTGTTGATGGCAGCAGAAGAAGCCTGGCAGGGTGCTTGACAGTAGTTGGCTCCAAaatgacacgcacgcacaaaccaAGACGGCCTGGGCAAAGCCACCGGAGGAGCCAAACCTAACTCTCTCGGCCACGCATGCGCAATTGGTCAAATTCCAATTGACGGCAAGGAAATGACCTTAAATGGAGCCAAGACGGCCTGAGCGTGCGTCACTTTGCCGGGAACGGGCGGAGAAAAGAAGACGAAACTTACCTCCCGTTAAGGGGAACTTTGTTCTCAAATTGATACTTTTCTTGTGACGTTGGCAAAAAAAGCTTCGGTATTTGCTCGTTGACGATTGATGCCTGGATGCAGGCGAGTGTAACCCACCAACCCACCCACGTCGAAGCCAGCCATTTCGGTGCTCTCGTGCGTGCCGGGGTGTAACGTCACTGAAGGACGAATTTTCTTTCATGAGATAAATAATCGTCAAACAGTTTGGAGACGCTGAATCATTTCAGGGACTGTAAAGTCAGTCCACGTGCTGCCTTCCAATTGGCCAGTACTCAAGTGCGGCCCACGTCGAAAGAGTCCACATCCATTTTTTTCATCTATTGCCAAAAGATATGGAAAGGAAGACGTCGAGTCacgcctctttcttttttttttaaacaccaaaaAATTCGAGCTGCCTTCTTTTCAGGTagttacaaaagaaaaaaagatttgatggCCAGTTGCaagtttgttttcaaatggTGCCACCTGCATGGCTGACAAGAATCAAATATGACAGAGATAAACTGAAATCATATAtgcaccccaaaaaaatcaataagGCATATTTCTTCTCACGATAATCAACCAGTTTCAAGATGCTGAATCATTTCAAAGACTGAAATCCAGTCCACCTTCTGTCATTCCGCCGGCCACTCGGGGAGAGAAAAGTTGTTGTTGGGGTGTTTCTTTCAACTATAGCAGAGGAGTAGCAAAGGAGGACATGTTGGAATTTCACACCCACCTCGTAAAACAAAGCGAGAGAATCATCTCCGCGACTATCAGTTCCAgacaaaaattgtttttttgaacTCGCAAAGGAGTAGCGAAGGAAGACATGTTGGAATTTCACACCCACCTCGTAAAACAAAGCTACAAAATTATCTCTGTGACTATCAGACCGTCTCCCTCCGCTCGCTCCTCAGCGCCCTTGGAAGAGCGCGTTCCCGCGGAGGCCCTTTGTACGTGTGCACGCGATCTCACTTTTGTCCAGACATTTCCGGATCCCATCTTTTCTTGGCAACGTCAAATGAGCAGGTTGTCACGTTTTGGAGCTAAATGCAGGCAAgcaggaaggatggatggatggatggcttcaTTCCTAAAAGACACTGGCGGTTTGGAACCAAGTCGTGTCCGGTCCGGCGGCGTGCTGGGCGCCATGTTTCAGGTTCAAATCCAACCGGGCCAATGGCAGACTAGCGCTGTATCACGTGACTCCACTATTGCAGCGCTGACCACGGGGGGAAAGATTTGAGCCTAAAAAGACACTGAGACTGATATTAGCACACGAATTAGCCCGTGTTGTGCCCTAAACCTGAATGGCTCTTTGCCATTTTCCTCTGCGGTTGGTCTTTAGAAAACCATATTGGTGAGCTTTGCGCACTCGGCAGCATCATCCTTGTCCCGCTTTTTTTCGGTCCATCGTTTAATTCCCTGGCTACGATTTGGTTGATGTTGTAGCGAGGACGTCAGCCAGCCCCCCTTTTCCTCCAAATGGAGCCAAAATGGTACCGTCCGCTTGTGCTTCGTTTGTACTGCcaaaagtttcgtttgtgctgctgctACGGTTTCGTAGATATGACGCATTTATTGGATGCGATGACGTCGCgtagccccgccccccctaTTTACTTCCAAATGACACGTTTATGGtctagcgatgacgtcacacgTCACTATGAATTCCCACTAACGCtactttaaaagttaaaacctattttgaaaccctaaccctcgtTTCAAACCCTTTTAAAAACTATCCGTTAACCTAGTTTGAAATCCTACTTTGAAACTTTAAAACCCTCCTATTTTAAAATCTTGACCCTTATTCGAAAATTCTATTTCGAAACACCAACCCTAACTAcaagtttttactttttgtattgttcacTTGTATGTTTTGTTCGTCCGTGGTCCAATAtaatgtggtgtgtgtgtgtgtgtgtatatatatatatatatgtgatatgtcttgtcaccgtgggatagttggaaacgcaatttcgatctctttgtgtgtcttgacgtgaagaagttgacaataaagcagactttgaagtGCTGATCAAACAAACGTGTCGGCGTCTATTTCACATATCACAAAGTTGAAATTTCAATCCAAATTTAATGACCCTTCATGTTTCAAATGTACAATCAAAGAAAGCAAAGATCACAACATTGCACAACTTCATAAATTAAGAAACCGAGATGTGGGCGACGCGTTCCTCAGCGGGACGgaaaggacggacggacggacggaaacGGCCACGTGCGCCGATACCTTCGATTGGTTTGTGGGGAGGAAGGGAGCACAAAGGCGCGTGtttctttttccacatttggTTGTGACAAAATCATTCCCGGCTCATGGCTCAGCTGATTAGCTGTGAAAAGTTCATCCATTCATCGAGGATCACGTTTGACCCTCTTTCCAGTTAAAGTGACGGCAAAAGTAGCACGAGTGGAAAGTCAATCGCACAaaattcaggttttttttttttttctgacttcaCAATGATGGAAGGATTAGTGAACTAAAAGATATTGCACACCAGACAGCGCCGTGTGGAACTCCTGCCAAGTTCTTCATTCTGGAGGAAGCGACAATTCAGATCACTTTTAGTAAAGTGAGTCACAAACCTCATCGGCAGTCAATCAACGCAAGCGGAtggagtgcaaaaaaaaaaaaaaggggggaaaatgCGGGCAAACGAGGCTCGTAGGTCAACGGTAGGTGTCATCCAGGAGGCAAACTGCTTCCTCGTCCTCGTCGTCCTGAAACGATTGGATCAGTTGAACATGATGGACTCGGGATCTTGATTTGCCATTTGAGCCATGTGACGCAGGATATCCTTTTTTGTGACGATGCCAAGAAGCCGCCTGCGTGACAGGAAGGGTTAATGAGCGCGACAAAGCACATTTTGTTATGGTGGTCAAAACCGGTGGCGAGGTAagctgctgctgcggctgcaAAGGGAGGCTGAAAACAACGACCAGCACCCGTAACCGATAGACAGAAGCTGCTTCAAAAAAAGAAGGCCGGGAAAGGTGATTTTGATATTGTTTCCTATTATAAGGTCGAGAGAAACATTTGACTTGTGGGAAAGGAGGAGGGATTTCACTTGGATctttgtgtaccgtattttccggactataaggcgcacctaaaaacctaaagttttctcaaaagccgacagtgcgccttatagtccggtgcgccttatatagggaccgaattcctaaatttaaactggcccgaagcattgtgtcataaaataaatcataagtggcccgctgaagactatgaatcatgaatcaaaactactatggatcattattttgtgattataaagcaatttgttgcgtctgaagttggaatgaaaaagataaaatggagaatgatttgatttggattaaaaatctgacatgatgcattaatggtgcgccttatagtccggtgcgccttatataaggacaaagttttaaaatgggccgttcattgaaggttcgccttatagtccggaaaatacggtacatgctatcgtctttgctttttttccaaGCGGTTAGTGGCTCAACAAGCTGATGCGAACGTGCTAATGCTAGCTACTCCATGCTAATTCAAATGTGGCCTGTAAATGTGACAACATTTAGCTGCTACTTAGCTTATCTTTTCACGTGCctccagagggggggggggggttgggattCAAAGCTACTCTGCTTACACAAGTCCCGTTTGTAATTTTCGAGTTGTTGGTCGAAAATTCGCTTGGCTGTACACATGCTAATGCTGATGTCCGAATACGTGGAATGTTTCTGTCGTGTTGTTTGTAATTTTCAACTCGGGATATTATACAACCATAAACTTATCCAGCAATACTGGCTCGCTAAGGCTAACCAGCTAATGCTAATTCTTTTTATAATTCCATACTTGGAACGGGAGCCAGCGGGGGGGCGaggtcagattaaaaaaaacttcctACATGCATGATAGGACACGGGACTATCCGACACCACAATCGGGCCGAGAGGGGGAGAACTCCCCTCGCTATGTTCACAAAAACACCCACAAACTCGTCGAGGCCGGTGGTTACTGCCATGAGTCCGACGACATCCGTTGCGGAACCAAGAGCGGGAAGGTttcagaaaacacacacacgagaagAAGAGTCAGTTCTTAAAGGAACTTGGAATTCCAGCGACCGCTCAAGGCCCAAAAGCAGCTCGCGGAAAATGGTGCGACCTCCTCGCTCGTTACGACTTTGCAAAGCTACAGCTACGACTCTGTACGGACCGCCACGGCCGCTACGTCCAGGCTAAGCTAGGACTACGCCTCTGGCGTCAGCTACAAAGCGCTTCGCCGCGGACGGTCGCTACAATGCGGCTAACCCTCTTGCCAACTAAGCCACCCACCGCCCCCAGCAGGAAGAGAAAGCAGGAGGAATGAGATGCCATTATCCTTTTGCCCACACCAGGTTTCATGCACCCCTCCACTAAAGAGTGGGGGTCGTTTTACTGTCTAGTCACCGGGGCCTCCGTGTGCTGCTTGAGCTCCTCCAGATGCTCTAATATATTCTTCTTTGTGATGATGCCCAACACAATCCTGCAACACACCCCCGTTACTCGCGCAACTGGCCTGGAACAAGACGCGGAACGACACTTCTGGCAGGATGGGGGTCAGGGCCCAGAGTCCGGTCCGGTCCGGCACGCTAACTGCGCTGCACTCACCCGTTGTGCGTGACCAGGCACTGGCGCAGGCCCAGCTTCCTGAAGATGTCCACCACAATCTCCATGGGCATGTGGTCGGTGACGGTGAAGGGGCTCATGTCGAGGATGGAGCGCAGCTTGAGGGGCCGGGGGCTGTCGGCGGGCAGGGTGGGGGCGTGCTGGGTGAAGTACACCCTGGAGTTCAACATGATGCCCTCCTGCTTGCGCCGAGCGTTCTCTGTCCGGGCGGAAGAGCAGTGGGGGCGGTTTACGATGACGATACGCTCTCAAATGGAACTTTTCCCGATCAACTTTCAACGCTCGGCCGAATTTGCGTTTCGCGGCCGTCCCTCGGACTTACCGGTTGAACTTACTTTGCGGCTAAGCTCGGCGAGCGGCGTGGGCAGAAAATGCCCGTGGTGTTTACCTATAGCGATGGTGATGTCCCTGCGCAGGGCGAAGCCCACCAGCCTCTGGGACTCCTTGGACACGATGACGGGGAAACCGTTGTAACTGGTTTCGTTGATGACGGCCTGCAGGTCCTCCACGGTCAGGTCGTCCTGCGTCAGCACGGCCAGCGGCGGGTCGCAGCGGCGCGGCCGCATCACCTCCCTGGCCAGCGTGGTGTGCGTGAACTCCTCCTTGGCGTCCAGGAAGGGGTAGCCGTTGAGACGGATGTGGGACTCGTAGATGCCCTCTCGCCCAAAAGCGTCGCCCACCCATTTGCTCGTCATGACGGCGGCCATGAGGGGCACGATGTACTCCAGGCCGCCCGTCAGCTCAAAGACGATGACCACCAAGGAGACGGTCATGCGGGTCACCCCGCCTGAGGAGGAGGACATTGGGCAACAGGCGTGACCACGCTGAACCCGGAGAGTTCGTCGTTGGCTCCGGCGGACTCACCCAGGCAGGCGGCGGCCCCGACCATGGCGTAGAGTCCCGGCGTGATGCAATCGGCGCCAACCTCGCACCACTCCTTGAAGAGGAACCAGTCGTGGTGGTAGTAGGCCAGCTGCTCCACGGCAATGCCGACGATCCGCCCCGCGATGGCGCCGATGGCCATGCTGGGAATGAACAAGCCTGATGGAACCTGATGGGAGGGGCGGAGTGGCTGCATCGGTTCTCTCTCTCAAACGGGCCTCAGGCAACAGGCGGGCTCACCTTGAGGCCGAAGGTGAAGATGGTCATGATGATTTTAAAGATGAGCGCCAGGCAGAGCTGCCACATGGCGGCGTAGACGCCGGCCCCGGCGGGCCGGTTGGGGTTCTCCGTAAAGGCCTTGCTGCCGTTCATCTGGCTGCGGTACTGGCAGAGCTGCGACGACTCCAGCGGGCCGCAGTCGGTGAAGAGCTCCTTGATCAGCTCGCTGGTGTTCTGGCGGGTGTACGGGTTGGGGAACGCCACCACGGCCGTGATCGCCGCCACCAGGATCACCTCCAAAACCGGGTACTTACCTGAGGTGCCAGACAATGGCTGTTTTCAAATCGTGTTCTACGGCCGCTCACCGGTCGCCGAAGCACTTGCCGAAGCGGGTCGACTTGCGCCGCCGACACCAAGCAATGTTGGCTCGGATGAAGAAGGCGCCCCACAGGCCTCCGAAAACTCCCAGGAGGATGAAGGGGATAAGCTCAAACAGGTACCAGGGTGTGTGGTACTCCACGTAGAACAGCACCAGGCGGCTGTTCCCAAAGGGGTTAATGGAGCGCAGGACAAAGGCGGCCACCAGGGCGGCGAAAAAGGAGCGCCACAGTGTCTTGAGCGGGAAGTAGTAGCTCACCTGGAGGGGGAGACACCGAGCATGAGACAAGTCTTATCCTGCTGGCTCAAAACGAGACGCTCACCTCTTCCAGGCTGAAGAGAACGCCGCCGATGGGAGCCCCGAACGCCACCGACACGCCGGCCGCCGACGCCGCCGACAGGACCTGGGCGAGACGGAGAGCCTCGTCGGGGTCAAGGGAAAAGGCGCAGGCGGAAATGTCGGAAGTGCGCGGTGGCGGGCGCTCGGCTCACCTCTCGCTTCTTGGCCTCGTTCTTGCTGTACTTGGGGAAGAGGTAAGAGAAGATGTTCCCGCAGCAGCAAGCCACGTGGACCAGCGGGCCCTCCTTCCCTAGACTCAGGCCAGACGCCACGGCCAGCACCAAAGTGATGGTCTTGATCAACAGGGTCCACTTGCCCAGGTAGCCCCTGATGATGAACCCGCTCAGGATGGTCTTGATCTGAGGGGGGCAGACCGGCAGACCAGAGTTGGCGTCAGCGGCGCTCAAAAGCAGCCTTTCCAGTTGGCGCCCTCTAGCGGCTGTGTGCGTTACATCAAGTCAAAACCATGCTGTGAATTGGCCCGCTTTTCATTTACCTCCGGGATCCCCGATCCGCAGGCGTACGGCGCAAACACTTTGACCAGACACACGGCCAGGAAAGCGAAAGACAGCGCCCAGTAGATGTACATGAAGTAGTTCATGATGTAGGAGCCCGGACCCTGCAACGGCGAgcccggttaaaaaaaaagaaaaagaaaaagaaaaaggaaatctCAACTGGGTTATGGTCGGAGACGGTCCTCCGCAGCGAACCTCGGCCTGGCCCAGGATGAGCTCGGCCCAGCTCTTCCACTGGGGGCACTTGTCCCGCTCGGCAAAGGTGGTCTCGTTGGACGTCCAGCAGCACTGCTCGTGGTTGAACCACATGGCGCTCAGGCACACGCCCTCCTTCAGGTCGTTCATCCAGTCGGCGGCGATGTCGATCAGGCCGGCCAAGGCGCCTGCCGCCGAGGACCAGACGGAGGGACAAGCTTGTTGTACGTTTTAAAATCACTTGAGTTGaattcattcactgccaacacGAGTAACATCTTTGACGTCTACAACCGTCAGTGGCAGCCAATGGGTTTTAAGAATGGCTCGGTAGCCTACGACGAGAACCGTGGCGCGTTTGCAGGGCCGTTACCCGAAGCTAAGCCGGTGAGCGTCACAACCAGCCATCCGGACCAGGCGTCGTACAGACTCTTGGTGAACTCCCACGCCGACTCCTTCTTCTTACTGTTGATCTGCAAACATCACAAACGCGCTATTTGTACAAAGGGCGGACGGCGCTCCCAAAAAGTTGCAAATCCTGGCCGGATCGACCGCGAGTCACAAGGGGACCGGTTCAACTGGTCCTGACCTTGCGGTGCCGTTCGCGGTCCTTGCACTTCTCGCGCACCCAGTCGATGGTGTGGAAGTCGTCGTAGGTGCCCACGCCGGGGATGGGCTCCTCCAAGAAGTCCAGCAGGTGGGTAGAGCTGCTGGGCGCGCCGCCCCCGTTCGTCATGGCATAGTTGGAGCCTACGCCAGGCAAAAGGATCAGCGGATCACGTTTCATCTTCAGACGAGCGTGTCCCGTTTCTGCTCATTCAAAATGACCCCGAATCATTCTAAAGTTCCCCAAAGACCTTCAGATCATCTGCGGAGCCCAGTCACCTCAGTGTGGCCCCTTAAGTGTCGCTCGCTGGCGTTGCCGTGTGAAACCGGCTGAAGAAACGATAAGGAAGCCCACGTGAGGGCGAACGGCCGCAAATTCCAAGTCGGCCACCGGTGAGGCCCGCACGGCTTTTTGTCTCCGCTCGCTCGGCCCAAGAAAGCAGCCGAGTCGTGTCGTG is a window of Syngnathus typhle isolate RoL2023-S1 ecotype Sweden linkage group LG1, RoL_Styp_1.0, whole genome shotgun sequence DNA encoding:
- the LOC133149968 gene encoding angiopoietin-4-like, translated to MELQTMQDRSGTTDDGVSEGASESVVVGRSETSLALQFLRPSDRRQDTTPWWRLFVQIRWGSILAVVPTLLLVVLVIQNIVFYHLNRPQDIVKELGALVATLPNSIPDHKCTDLACHWAALQTALAELKASHTAISSDLEKSQTTLADLKAGQAALAELKAGQEAGQTALAELKASHTAISSDLEKSQTALAELKASHTAISSDLEKSQTTLADLKAGQAALAELKAGQEAGQTALAELKASHTAISSDLEKSQTALAELKASHTAISSDLEKSQTTLADLKAGQAALAELKAGQEAGQTALAELKASHTAISSDLEKSQTALAELKASHTAISSDLEKSQTTLADLKAGQAALTELKAGQEAGQTALAELKASHTAISSDLEKSQTALAELKAGQEAGQSALAELKAGQTALAELKASHTAISSDLEKSQTALTELKAGQEAGQTALAELKASHTAISSDLEKSQTALAELKAGQTALAELKASHTAISSDLEKSQTALAELKAGQTALAKKVVDQPTLNRELKGLIPRDCSDIMAAGKSQSGVYVIFSGSVSFEAYCNMRQDGGGWTVIQRRKDGSVDFFRGWNDYRKGFGDLAGEHWLGLENIHALTASGVYQLRIDLTLFDHRTYYALYDDFSVGRNSLDPDKDGYPLLVSGYSGTAGDRLTGQSRMKFSTKDRDQDAHSVNCAIDWKGAWWYKDCHDSNLNGLYKATGTCDGTNAVWWGPSSGYTCLRFVEMKIRPRK